The Chanodichthys erythropterus isolate Z2021 chromosome 14, ASM2448905v1, whole genome shotgun sequence genome window below encodes:
- the arglu1a gene encoding arginine and glutamate-rich protein 1-A, with protein sequence MGRSRSRSSSRSKHSKHSRRRSRSRSKSSKKRSRSKELKRSRRSRSRSGSRRDRGGSPPDRTDMFGRTLSKRNNDEKQKREEEERRTEIERQRKIRQQEIEERLIEEETARRVEELVARRVEEELEKRRDEIEHEVLRRVEEAKRIMEAQLLQELERQRQAELNAQKAREEEEKSKREELERILEENNRKIADAQAKLAEDQLRIVEEQRKIHEERMKLEQERQKQQKEEQRMILGKGKSRPRLSFTLKATE encoded by the exons ATGGGTCGCTCTCGGAGCCGCAGCTCGTCCCGGTCCAAACACTCTAAACACAGCCGCAGACGGAGCCGTTCAAGATCCAAATCCAGCAAGAAAAGGAGCAGATCGAAGGAGCTGAAGAGGAGCAGACGGTCCCGCTCGAGATCCGGCAGCAGGAGGGACAGAGGTGGCTCACCACCCGACCGAACCGACATGTTCGGCCGGACACTGAGCAAGAGAAACAACGACGAAAAACAGAAGAGAgaagaggaggagagaagaACAGAGATAGAGAGACAGAGGAAGAT CCGTCAGCAGGAAATCGAGGAGCGTCTGATCGAGGAGGAGACCGCAAGGCGCGTGGAGGAGCTTGTGGCGCGGCGCGTGGAGGAAGAGCTTGAGAAGCGGCGTGATGAGATCGAACATGAGGTCTTGCGGAGGGTGGAGGAGGCCAAACGCATCATGGAGGCGCAGCTTTTGCAGGAGCTAGAGAGGCAGAGGCAGGCTGAACTGAACGCCCAGAAAGCCAGAGAG GAGGAAGAAAAATCCAAACGAGAAGAGCTGGAGAGAATTTTGGAAGAAAACAACCGAAAGATTGCTGATGCTCAAGCTAAGCTG GCTGAGGATCAGCTACGTATAGTAGAAGAACAAAGGAAGATCCATGAGGAACGCATGAAGCTAGAGCAGGAGAGGCAGAAACAACAGAAAGAGGAACAGAGGATGATATTGGGGAAGGGCAAGTCCCGACCTCGCCTCTCCTTCACTCTCAAAGCTACAGAGtga